In Trueperaceae bacterium, the sequence ACCACCAAGGACAGTGACGCAGGCACCGACGTGCCGTCGGTCCTCCTGACCCCCATCTGGGTCACGCCGGCGAACATGGCGGACACGGTCGTCAAGGACGGCTTCCAGAAGGCCGCCGACCTGTGTGCCGGCTTCACGGACGAGTGCAAGGCCGCGGGCATAGGGCAGTAGGTTCGCGGCGTGAGTGACGAGCAGGCTCGGCAACCGGCGCGAGACGCGGCTGCCGAGCCGCTCTTGCGCCTGGAGGGCGTGGTCAAGAGCTTCGGCGCGGTCCACGCCCTCCGCGGCGTCGACCTGACGGCGCCGGCCGGCCAGGTCACGGCCCTCGTGGGCGACAACGGGGCCGGCAAGTCCGTCACCGTCAAGGTCGTCGCCGGGACGTACCTGCCCGACAAGGGCCAGCTCCACTGGGAGGGGCGGCCCGTCCGGCTCCGCTCGCCGCGCGACTCGTCGGCGCTCGGCATAGAGGTCGTGTACCAGGACCTGGCCCTCTGCGACAACCTCGACGTGGTGCAGAACATGTTCCTCGGCCGCGAGGTCACCAAGCGCGGGCTCCTGGTGGAGGACGCCATGGAGTCGGCGGCCATGAGCACGCTGGCCGACCTGCGCGTCACCACCGTGCAGTCGGTTCGGCTGCCGGTGGCGGCCATGTCGGGCGGGCAGCGCCAGTCCGTCGCCGTCGCCAAGGCCGTCATGTGGAACTCCAAGCTCGTCATCCTCGACGAGCCCACGGCCGCCCTGGGCGTCGCCCAGACCCACCAGGTGCTCGAGCTGGTGCGGCGCCTGGCCGAGAGGGGGTTGGGGGTCATCATCATCTCGCACAACCTCACGGACGTCTTCGCGGTGGCCGACAGGATCGCCGTCATGCGCCTCGGGCGCGTGGTAAGCGAGGGGCCGACGACCGCCACCGACGTCCAGACCGTCGTGGAGCAGATGACCACCGGGGTGGCGGCGTGACCGACGCGGCGGCCGCCACGACTCAGGAGAGCGAGGCCGCAGGCGCCAGCGTCAAGCGCGTTCAGGGCGGCGGCGCCGGCGGGGTGATGCCGGTCGTCATCGGCGTCATCGTCATCGCGGTCATCTTCCAGTCGCTCAACGGTCACTTCCTGTCGACGGGCAACCTCGTCAACCTACTGGTGCAGGCGTCGGTGTTCATGATCATCGGCATGGGTGAGGTGTTCGTGCTCCTGCTCGGCGAGATCGACCTGTCGCTCGGCTACGTGGCAGGCATAGGGGGCGTGGTCGTCACCGAGCTCGTGCAGGTCCGCACGGGCTGGCCGTGGTACGCGGCGATCGCGGCGGCACTCGTCGTGACGGCCGCCATCGGCTTCCTGCAGGGCACGCTGATCACGCGGCTGCGGCTACCGTCGTTCGTCGTCACGCTCGCCGGCCTCCTCGGCTGGCAGGGCGTGATGATCATCCTGCTGGGCACGGGCGGAACCATCCCCATCCCGGACGCCACCATCAACGCCATCGCCAACGGCACCATGTCGCCGCTCGCTGGGTGGGTGCTGGCGGTCGTGATCGTGGGCGCCTACGCCTACCTGACGTTCCGGTCCGACGGGCGCCGGCGCGCCAGCGGCCTGGCGGCGCCGCGGCTGAGCACCACCCTTCTGAAGGTGGTGGGCGTGGCCGTCGCCGCCGCGCTCGTCACGCTCCTGACGAACGTCAACCGCGGCGTGGGCGTGTACACGCTGCGCGGCATGCCGTACGTGTTGCCCCTCGTGTTCGCCGTCCTCGTGCTCTGGTCGGTGGTCCTCACGCGCACGCGCTTCGGGCGCTACGTGTACGCCATCGGCGGGAACGCCGAGGCGGCCCGCCGCGCCGGCATCTCGCTGCCGTGGGTGCGCACCGTCGCGTTCTCGCTGGCGGGCGTGACCGCCGGCGTGGGCGGCATCGTCTACGCGTCGCGGCTCCGCTCCATCTCGACGAGCTTCGACGGCGGCACCATCGTCTTGTACGTGGTGGCGACCGCCGTCATCGGCGGCACCAGCCTGTTCGGCGGGCGCGGCCACCCCCTGCACGCCGTGCTGGGTGGCGTCGTGATCGCGGCCATCGTCAACGGCATGGCGCTGCTCGGCTTCAGTGCCGCCATCCAGCTGATCGCCACGGCCGTGGTGCTGCTCGCGTCGATCATGGTCGACGTGATCATCAGGCAGCGCGGCTCCACCGCCAGGGCCTGAGCGTCCGCGCCGTAGAGGGCGCCCTCAGACTGCGAGGCGGGCCCGCGTGGCAACGTGCAACCACGCGAGCCAGACGCCGAACAGCAGGAGCGCGACCGCTTGGTGCAGGGCGGCGAGCCACAGCGGGACGAACGTGACGAGCGTCAGGATCCCCAGCGTGGCCTGGACGAGCACGCCGGCCAGGAGCGCCACGCTCCAGGCGCGGTGCGGCCCCCCGGCGCGCGCGGCCGGGCGCCAGGCGCCCGCGACCAGCAGGGCGGCGACGAGGAGCAGCAGTAGCGGCACGGTCCGGTGTATCCACTGGACCGTGGCGATGTTGTCGAGCAGGTTGCGCAGGGGCGGGTCGAGGCGCCAGGCGGCCGGCGGCCACCAGCCGCCCGCCATGAGCGGCCAGGTGTTGAAGGCGCGCCCGGCGTCGAGGCCCGCCACGAAGGCGCCGTACGTGACCTGGAGCACGAGCAGCGCCCCGAACGTCACCAGCCCGGCGTGGAGGCGCCTCAGCCGGCGCCGGGCGCCCTCGTCGGGGGCGGGGGTGGGCCACAGGTCGGCGGCCGTCCACAGGCAGACGGCGAAGATCGTGAACGCCAGCAGCAGGTGCGCGGCCAGCCGTTCATGAGCCACGGACGGACGGTCGACGAGACCGCTCGCGACCATGAGCCACCCCATCAACCCCTGCAGGGCCCCCAGGCCGAACAGGAGGAGCAGGCGCCTGAGCAGCGGCCCCCGCAGGTAGCCGCGCGCGAGGAACGCCAGGAACGGCACGAGGAAGACGACACCGATGGCGCGGGCGAGGAGGCGGTGGGCGTACTCCCAGTAGTAGATGAAGCGGTACTCGGCGAGCGTCATGGTCGGGCGCAGCTGCTGGTACTCGGGGTAGCGCTTGTAGGCGTCGAACGCCTCCTGCCACTGCGCCTCGCCGACGGGGGGCACCACGCCCATCAGCGGGGCCCACTCGACGATGGATAGCCCCGACTGCGTGAGGCGCGTGATGCCGCCCACCACCAGCATGGCGAAGGTGAGGGCGGCGCCCGCGAGCAACCACAGGGTGAGCCGGCGGCGGCGCGCCACCGGCAGCGCCGCGCCGAGGGCGGGCGCGAGGAGCGCCGCCCCCCGCGAGGCCGAGGCCGCGCGCGCCGGCGCGACCGAACCTGTTACGCCC encodes:
- a CDS encoding sugar ABC transporter ATP-binding protein: MSDEQARQPARDAAAEPLLRLEGVVKSFGAVHALRGVDLTAPAGQVTALVGDNGAGKSVTVKVVAGTYLPDKGQLHWEGRPVRLRSPRDSSALGIEVVYQDLALCDNLDVVQNMFLGREVTKRGLLVEDAMESAAMSTLADLRVTTVQSVRLPVAAMSGGQRQSVAVAKAVMWNSKLVILDEPTAALGVAQTHQVLELVRRLAERGLGVIIISHNLTDVFAVADRIAVMRLGRVVSEGPTTATDVQTVVEQMTTGVAA
- a CDS encoding ABC transporter permease, encoding MTDAAAATTQESEAAGASVKRVQGGGAGGVMPVVIGVIVIAVIFQSLNGHFLSTGNLVNLLVQASVFMIIGMGEVFVLLLGEIDLSLGYVAGIGGVVVTELVQVRTGWPWYAAIAAALVVTAAIGFLQGTLITRLRLPSFVVTLAGLLGWQGVMIILLGTGGTIPIPDATINAIANGTMSPLAGWVLAVVIVGAYAYLTFRSDGRRRASGLAAPRLSTTLLKVVGVAVAAALVTLLTNVNRGVGVYTLRGMPYVLPLVFAVLVLWSVVLTRTRFGRYVYAIGGNAEAARRAGISLPWVRTVAFSLAGVTAGVGGIVYASRLRSISTSFDGGTIVLYVVATAVIGGTSLFGGRGHPLHAVLGGVVIAAIVNGMALLGFSAAIQLIATAVVLLASIMVDVIIRQRGSTARA
- a CDS encoding COX15/CtaA family protein codes for the protein MLVVGGITRLTQSGLSIVEWAPLMGVVPPVGEAQWQEAFDAYKRYPEYQQLRPTMTLAEYRFIYYWEYAHRLLARAIGVVFLVPFLAFLARGYLRGPLLRRLLLLFGLGALQGLMGWLMVASGLVDRPSVAHERLAAHLLLAFTIFAVCLWTAADLWPTPAPDEGARRRLRRLHAGLVTFGALLVLQVTYGAFVAGLDAGRAFNTWPLMAGGWWPPAAWRLDPPLRNLLDNIATVQWIHRTVPLLLLLVAALLVAGAWRPAARAGGPHRAWSVALLAGVLVQATLGILTLVTFVPLWLAALHQAVALLLFGVWLAWLHVATRARLAV